One Pochonia chlamydosporia 170 chromosome 5, whole genome shotgun sequence DNA segment encodes these proteins:
- a CDS encoding palmitoyltransferase PFA3 (similar to Verticillium alfalfae VaMs.102 XP_003006097.1), whose protein sequence is MPRRCARTIERACCTFATYIPLIFVYGLTTWAIWVVVEIGTVPPKGSWLGTTSSAIGVIIYLLLNWSYTTAVFTDPGSTTNRAGYGLLPTSSRDHPPATSFTVKSNGEIRFCKKCQARKPDRAHHCSTCRRCVLKMDHHCPWLATCLGLRNYKAFLLFLVYTTILCLYAFAVSATWVWSEVIEEEVQQLDALLPVNFIVLSILSGIIGIVVGVFTGWHVMLAAKGQTTIECLEKTRYLSPLKQPYRAAHNPANRLPQAAQQFVDFHTNALPGITRPEEGEERRPSNDYNGPREVQLSYHEHERLQSRRRYEEYLDEQDSTKLPSAFDLGWKRNLRHLLGPNAYLWALPICNTTGDGWSWEPSPKWLEARDRIKREREEQRAREISAGWGGHEEEMYAPPPRTSNGPVRPPSKADRILGRDPNLYADGSQGLQMQRLSTRGKNLDDDLFDTDDEDGKTLVSEQTNSEPRTRTFDASKAWRGGASGVLRKSNSPAAVGGVFEDQGVD, encoded by the exons ATGCCCCGGCGGTGTGCGCGTACAATTGAGCGCGCATGCTGCACGTTTGCAACCTACATACCGCTTATATTTGTCTACGGGTTGACGACGTGGGCTAtctgggtggtggttgagattggCACAGTTCCTCCCAAGGGGAGTTGGTTAG GCACAACATCATCCGCCATCGGCGTCATCATATACCTACTCCTAAACTGGTCCTacaccaccgccgtcttcACCGACCCCGGGTCGACGACAAACCGCGCTGGCTACGGCCTCCTCCCGACATCCTCGCGTGACCACCCACCCGCCACGTCCTTCACCGTCAAAAGTAACGGCGAGATACGGTTCTGCAAAAAATGCCAAGCCCGCAAGCCAGACCGCGCGCACCACTGCTCCACGTGTCGTCGGTGCGTGCTCAAGATGGACCACCACTGCCCCTGGCTAGCGACCTGCCTCGGTCTCAGGAACTACAAAGCCTTCCTGCTCTTCCTCGTATACACCACTATCCTGTGTCTGTACGCCTTCGCCGTCAGCGCCACGTGGGTGTGGTCCGAGGTCATTGAGGAAGAGGTCCAGCAGCTAGATGCCCTGCTGCCGGTCAACTTCATCGTGCTCAGCATCCTCAGCGGCATCATCGGCATAGTGGTGGGCGTCTTTACGGGCTGGCACGTCATGCTTGCGGCCAAGGGCCAAACCACGATTGAATGCCTCGAGAAGACGCGGTACCTCTCGCCGTTGAAGCAGCCGTACCGCGCGGCGCACAACCCCGCCAACAGACTACCTCAGGCGGCGCAGCAGTTTGTAGATTTTCACACGAATGCCTTACCGGGGATAACGAGGCCGGAGGAAGGAGAGGAGCGCAGACCGAGCAACGACTACAATGGGCCGCGGGAAGTGCAGCTGTCGTACCACGAACACGAGAGACTGCAGTCCCGCCGTCGGTACGAAGAGTACCTCGACGAGCAGGATTCCACGAAGCTCCCCAGCGCGTTCGATCTCGGCTGGAAGAGAAACCTGCGCCACCTGCTCGGTCCGAACGCCTACCTCTGGGCGCTCCCGATATGCAACACCACCGGCGACGGATGGTCGTGGGAACCTAGCCCCAAGTGGCTCGAAGCACGGGATCGCATCAAGCGCGAGAGAGAAGAGCAGCGCGCACGAGAAATAAGCGCCGGCTGGGGCGGCCACGAAGAGGAAATGTACGCACCGCCACCGAGAACCTCCAACGGCCCAGTCCGACCGCCCAGCAAGGCAGATAGGATACTAGGTCGTGACCCCAACTTATACGCCGACGGATCGCAGGGCCTTCAAATGCAGCGTCTCTCTACGCGCGGCAAAAACCTCGACGATGACCTCTTCGACacggatgacgaagatggaaAGACGTTGGTTTCTGAACAGACAAATTCCGAACCGAGGACAAGGACCTTTGATGCTAGTAAGGCGTGGAGGGGCGGCGCAAGCGGCGTCCTTAGAAAGAGTAACAGTCCTGCTGCTGTGGGTGGTGTGTTTGAAGACCAAGGTGTAGATTAG
- a CDS encoding RNA polymerase III transcription factor subunit (similar to Cordyceps militaris CM01 XP_006673097.1), with product MGSLSDDDLAGPSTTGPLSGQRPEEEGAPRYTIAPRALAAVEIPAVVENIGRTVKAFGRVPTLEHAMDPLRNSISLYLNPESPFCKPIMSHNARSHNVVLKITVPKRTGRRRKKGSKGPWQGDVELSDAPNTRATEQVQSISRLDEPKVLRRKLQDNVGRYDVEAVGVIKNTHRFRALADFYWDMSRSDFAQRYVEQVLPGDVEKLKQFRFEGGTDRPPNVDIIPPPLFTHMSLPFNYFYSQNPYVRTNHDGETINLTAVKHVGYFIGAEDPAPEGPQLPPDMTDPRMIEVMGQLEEAFQFRPVWTRRSLLVHLRGKLQSWNELKKYLNYTAYQFKGGPWRDSVVPYGLDPRKDPKYRIYQTLMFKLKRHRRTIKHVPWQSVRRTQIGESKSTPSLKVDSHIFDGETFQTDGKVWQVCDITDPLLKELLDNATIRPECDVNSGWYHGGLWAKVKAIMKTKLVAIQFGKRLTKEDFAPTLEFGDMTPVRSTSTSNTLHLPLPNLGLTKEELTLLRGRAPGKKKSTGYNVRFRDSGKSQSVPAEQSPAPFVGSSVAGTDRIETDNDESGSEADDDYESDNEDYAGAEYQGHGEEYGYHHYDDDDDDEGDIDMGHTPYPELD from the exons ATGGGTTCACTGTCAGATGATGACTTGGCCGGTCCATCAACAACGGGGCCGCTATCAGGTCAACGTCCTGAAGAAGAGGGGGCGCCTCGATATACCATTGCGCCCCGAGCTCTAGCGGCGGTGGAAATACCTGCCGTTGTGGAAAACATCGGTCGGACAGTCAAAGCCTTTGGCAGAGTCCCAACCCTGGAACAC GCCATGGATCCTTTGAGAAATTCAATATCACTATATCTGAATCCGGAAAGCCCTTTCTGTAAACCAATCATGTCTCATAATGCCAGGTCTCACAATGTTGTCCTCAAGATCACCGTGCCCAAAAGGACTGGCCGGAGACGGAAGAAGGGTAGCAAAGGGCCATGGCAGGGGGACGTGGAACTATCCGACGCGCCTAATACCAGAGCCACGGAGCAAGTACAGTCTATTTCACGACTGGACGAGCCCAAGGTGCTCAGGAGAAAACTCCAGGATAATGTGGGAAGGTATGACGTCGAAGCAGTGGGCGTCATCAAAAATACGCATCGATTCCGTGCTTTGGCCGACTTTTATTGGGATATGAGTCGGTCAGATTTTGCTCAGAGATATGTGGAGCAAGTTCTTCCAGGAGATG TTGAAAAGCTCAAGCAATTCAGATTCGAGGGAGGGACAGATCGCCCTCCCAATGTTGACATTATCCCTCCACCCCTCTTCACGCACATGAGCTTGCCATTCAACTACTTTTACTCACAGAATCCATACGTTCGAACAAACCATGATGGCGAGACCATCAATTTGACTGCAGTCAAGCACGTAGGGTATTTTATTGGAGCAGAGGATCCAGCTCCAGAAGGACCACAATTGCCTCCAGACATGACGGATCCTAGGATGATCGAGGTCATGGGTCAACTGGAAGAGGCGTTCCAGTTTCGTCCTGTGTGGACTCGTCGCTCTCTACTCGTTCACTTGCGAGGCAAGCTTCAAAGTTGGAATGAATTGAAGAAATATCTCAACTATACAGCCTATCAGTTCAAAGGCGGTCCATGGAGGGATAGCGTGGTTCCATACGGTTTGGATCCAAGAAAAGATCCCAAATACCGCATTTACCAGACGCTCATGTTCAAGCTTAAGAGGCATAGGCGCACGATCAAGCACGTCCCCTGGCAATCAGTCCGCAGAACACAAATTGGCGAATCCAAGAGTACCCCAAGCTTAAAGGTGGATAGTCACATATTTGACGGAGAAACATTTCAAACAGACGGCAAGGTTTGGCAAGTATGCGACATCACAGATCCGCTGCTTAAAGAGTTGCTCGACAATGCGACAATACGCCCAGAGTGCGACGTAAACAGTGGCTGGTACCACGGCGGGCTCTGGGCAAAAGTCAAAGCGATCATGAAGACTAAACTGGTGGCGATCCAATTCGGGAAGCGCTTGACAAAGGAAGACTTTGCGCCAACATTGGAGTTTGGGGATATGACCCCAGTCCGATCCACATCCACGTCAAATACTTTGCACTTGCCGCTGCCAAATTTGGGCCTTACCAAAGAGGAACTTACTTTGCTTCGCGGAAGAGCGccggggaagaagaaaagcacGGGATACAACGTTCGATTTCGGGACTCTGGCAAAAGTCAAAGTGTGCCTGCTGAACAGTCTCCTGCACCATTCGTTGGCAGCAGTGTGGCAGGTACGGATAGAATAGAAACCGATAATGATGAATCTGGAAGCGAGGCAGACGACGACTATGAGTCGGACAATGAGGACTACGCTGGTGCTGAATATCAAGGCCACGGGGAGGAGTACGGATATCACCAttatgatgatgatgacgacgatgaaggaGATATAGATATGGGCCATACCCCATACCCTGAGCTAGACTAA
- a CDS encoding serine/threonine-protein phosphatase 2A regulatory subunit delta 1 isoform (similar to Aspergillus terreus NIH2624 XP_001217845.1) — MKRFGKGLPLPSSTTRILPSLQLYATEAQPVDTLFSPQQLARGKDASKSSKKNKDSKDGTSSPSSRDSSNQSPVLTPTSSSTTLNDIRNKPLPPNSTGHGDHGAANQPSTSAQQGNGPDRFGPMGGASSPNGGSANARLPPTVVISPTPGHIPPPGAAETMPHDLAPPKAGQKSLMIHRGIDNRDAIPEGLRTPKRQHSSRFDISAHRELEKLPGFHEVPPNRRQELFMQKIDQCNVIFDFNDASGDMKAKEIKRLALHELLDYVANNRQVITEPMYPRVVDMFAKNLFRPIPPPMNPQGEAFDPEEDEPVLEVAWPHIQVVYEFFLRFIESQDFNTNIAKAYIDHSFVLQLLDLFDSEDPRERDFLKTTLHRIYGKFLNLRSFIRRSINNVFFQFTYETERFNGIAELLEILGSIINGFALPLKEEHKIFLTRVLLPLHKPKSLSMYHPQLAYCIVQFLEKDASLTEDVVLGLLRYWPKVNSTKEVMFLNEVEDIFEVMDPAEFAKVQEPLFHQLAKSVASPHFQVAERALYFWNNEYFCNLVSDNVEIILPIMFAPLYENSKGHWNRTIHGMVYNAMKLFMEINPQLFDDCSHDYTEQQNTAAEREALRERKWAALAEKADQRRASGGVADAPPRQQVGGVLPRVDEVDPVTEDNQKRLDSLKLQDASGRRPGGHERQNSQSSARSR, encoded by the exons ATGAAGCGCTTTGGCAAAGGACTA CCCTTGCCGTCATCAACCACCCGCATCCTCCCCTCTTTACAACTATACGCGACCGAGGCGCAGCCTGTTGACACGCTTTTCTCTCCCCAACAGCTCGCGCGAGGCAAGGATGCCAGTAAAtcctccaagaagaataAGGACTCCAAGGATGGCACGTCGTCCCCTTCGTCTCGAGACTCCTCCAACCAGTCTCCTGTCCTCACGCCCAcgtcctcctccaccaccctCAACGATATTCGCAATAAACCCTTACCACCCAACAGCACCGGCCATGGTGACCACGGAGCTGCAAatcaaccatcaacttcGGCCCAGCAAGGTAACGGTCCCGATCGATTCGGCCCAATGGGTGGTGCCTCAAGTCCAAACGGCGGCAGCGCCAATGCCAGATTACCCCCCACTGTTGTGATCAGCCCGACACCAGGA CATATCCCTCCCCCGGGAGCCGCTGAAACCATGCCTCATGACCTGGCACCTCCCAAAGCCGGCCAGAAGTCACTCATGATTCATCGAGGCATTGATAACCGCGACGCCATTCCCGAAGGTTTGCGAACCCCGAAACGACAGCACTCATCCCGGTTCGACATTTCCGCTCACCGAGAACTGGAAAAACTGCCCGGTTTCCACGAAGTTCCCCCAAATAGAAGGCAGGAACTGTTCATGCAAAAGATTGATCAATGCAATGTCATCTTCGACTTTAACGACGCCAGTGGAGACATGAAGGCCAAGGAAATCAAGCGACTCGCTTTGCATGAGCTACTCGACTATGTTGCCAACAACAGGCAAGTCATCACGGAACCCATGTATCCGAGAGTTGTCGATATGTTTGCCAAAAACCTGTTCCGACCCATCCCCCCTCCAATGAACCCCCAAGGCGAAGCATTCGACCCAGAGGAAGACGAGCCTGTCCTAGAGGTGGCCTGGCCACATATTCAGGTAGTCTATGAATTCTTCCTTCGATTTATTGAAAGCCAAgacttcaacaccaacattgccaaagcGTATATTGACCACAGCTTTGTTCTGCAACTTCTCGACCTGTTTGACTCGGAAGACCCTCGAGAGCGAGATTTCTTGAAGACCACCTTGCACCGTATCTATGGCAAGTTCCTCAACCTTCGATCATTTATCCGCCGATCCATCAACAATGTCTTCTTCCAATTTACCTACGAGACCGAACGATTCAACGGAATTGCTGAGCTGCTTGAGATTTTGGGATCCATCATCAATGGTTTCGCCCTGCCATTGAAGGAAGAACACAAGATCTTCCTGACACGAGTGTTGCTGCCTCTGCACAAGCCTAAGAGCTTGAGCATGTATCACCCCCAACTGGCCTATTGCATTGTGCAGTTTTTAGAAAAGGATGCCTCCCTTACCGAGGAT GTTGTTCTTGGCCTGCTTCGATACTGGCCTAAAGTCAACAGCACGAAAGAAGTCATGTTTTTGAACGAAGTCGAAGACATTTTTGAAGTCATGGACCCTGCCGAATTCGCCAAGGTCCAGGAGCCTCTATTCCACCAGCTTGCCAAGTCTGTGGCTAGCCCTCACTTCCAGGTCGCAGAGCGTGCTCTTTACTTTTGGAATAATGAATATTTCTGCAATCTCGTCAGTGATAATGTGGAAATTATTCTCCCCATCATGTTTGCACCACTCTACGAGAATTCTAAGGGACACTGGAACAG GACAATCCACGGCATGGTCTACAATGCTATGAAGCTGTTTATGGAAATCAATCCTCAACTGTTTGATGACTGCTCTCATGATTATACGGAACAACAAAATACTGCAGCAGAGCGAGAGGCACTCCGAGAACGCAAAtgggctgccttggctgaaAAAGCCGACCAGCGACGAGCCTCAGGCGGCGTTGCCGATGCTCCCCCGCGACAACAAGTTGGCGGAGTATTGCCACGGGTGGATGAAGTCGACCCAGTTACCGAGGACAATCAGAAGAGGTTGGATTCTCTTAAGTTACAGGATGCTTCTGGAAGACGACCTGGCGGTCACGAGCGACAGAACTCGCAAAGTTCGGCACGAAGCAGATGA
- a CDS encoding zinc finger domain-containing protein (similar to Metarhizium robertsii ARSEF 23 XP_011411650.1), translated as MATPELAIAKAALSASLFRADPISISRPSVDTFIQQLSSTLTQCSRPNVQNCKDYILSNIVHSTGRSASLAKYLVALSKAQVDASKPSTKRRRLHILYIINDVLHHVARQEETEFTASVDAYLPPLISSAASFDNCPKHIKKLHDLISIWASKSYVPDATLPKLKEALAGASTSAPEPTTSSFKLAKDAPFILPSFHGDPSTAWYDLPAATWLPHLVPNSTKPMLPDLIRPIQLAPGPADKILTTAVKALLSDADRLFSKDKGLDDDPHIDINELGERITLDEITGDIVSGETYYGWSRQFCQRMKDRRKTKQRGRSMSRSSDGNYSHGRSSSRSYKRRRTSRSRSRSRSRSRRSYTPRSRSRSRSRSRSRSRRRPYSPSRSRSRSPRRRTPRSPSPQLQPSVPNMPFMPIPPPPAGYTGPWPPPPPPPLPSGPPQGWVPDPALAAQMMGAWNGQVPPPPPQMQGQYNNNYNQRGGYDGFRGRGRGYYRGGRGYNRGR; from the exons ATGGCAACCCCCGAGTTGGCCATTGCAAAAGCAGCCCTCTCAGCATCCCTCTTCCGCGCCGACCCCATCTCCATAAGCCGCCCCTCAGTCGACACCTTCATCCAACAACTCTCCTCGACACTAACGCAGTGCTCCCGCCCCAATGTCCAG AACTGCAAAGACTACATCCTCAGCAACATAGTCCACTCGACGGGCCGCAGTGCCTCTCTTGCGAAATATCTCGTTGCCCTGTCAAAGGCACAAGTCGACGCCTCAAAACCAAGCACAAAGCGCCGACGCCTGCATATTCTATACATAATCAACGATGTGCTGCATCATGTTGCGCGCCAGGAGGAGACGGAATTTACCGCCAGCGTAGACGCATATCTCCCTCCGTTGATAAGCTCCGCCGCCTCGTTTGACAACTGCCCCAAACATATTAAGAAACTACACGATCTTATATCCATATGGGCATCAAAGTCATACGTTCCGGATGCCACACTCCCGAAACTGAAAGAAGCTCTCGCCGGGGCTTCTACATCTGCTCCAGAACCGACAACCTCGTCTTTCAAACTCGCCAAAGACGCGCCGTTTATACTGCCGTCTTTCCATGGCGATCCATCCACAGCATGGTACGACCTGCCCGCCGCAACATGGCTACCTCACTTGGTGCCCAACTCCACGAAACCTATGCTCCCGGACCTCATTCGACCAATTCAACTCGCACCAGGACCAGCAGATAAGATTCTCACGACGGCTGTAAAGGCCCTCTTGTCCGATGCAGACAGATTATTCTCCAAGGATAAGGGGCTAGATGACGACCCGCACATCGACATAAACGAGCTAGGAGAAAGGATTACCCTCGACGAAATCACAGGCGACATCGTCAGCGGCGAGACATACTACGGCTGGTCCCGACAATTCTGCCAACGAATGAAGGACCGCAGAAAGACCAAGCAAAGAGGTCGATCCATGTCACGATCCTCAGACGGGAATTACTCACACGGACGCTCCTCATCCCGCTCATATAAACGACGACGCACATCAAGgagtcgcagtcgcagtcgcagtcgcagtcgcagaAGCTACACACCACGATCACGCTCACGCTCACGTAGCCGCAGCCGtagccgcagccgcagacGACCCTACAGTCCTTCTCGTTCACGTTCACGGTCCCCTCGCCGTAGAACACCTCGCTCACCATCccctcaacttcagccaTCCGTTCCAAACATGCCTTTTATGCCCAttccacctccaccagctgGCTACACAGGGCCGTggcctcctccccctcctccaccacTGCCCAGCGGTCCTCCGCAAGGCTGGGTGCCGGATCCTGCACTCGCAGCTCAGATGATGGGTGCTTGGAACGGCCAGGttccgccgccgcctccacaGATGCAAGGGCaatataataataactataatCAACGAGGGGGGTACGATGGCTTTAGGGGACGGGGGAGAGGATATTATCGTGGAGGGAGGGGATACAACAGAGGGAGATGA
- a CDS encoding inositol polyphosphate phosphatase (similar to Neosartorya fischeri NRRL 181 XP_001266319.1): MEPQGNDGPDGSSIKPVSSLLARFENLNQSAPLAPPQNAPSRPISPAPKPERLRAFKTSQEPTPSVTPAPALATPIAAAPPKTPVKPAAKPIALQAAAEPSTPRDASPAISHPGTRPPAAASKISASAMPPPPALKVLPPQSPPKIPASAMISGDQSPFLDPTTAASHELPSGSPTPIKLPSRPITPIHPPSAPRSPRLASSRPPSPPPPRRSGEMRREPKQPPPPPAPRLDKSRKPTPVSSSLPDTRKISTSSKGNIVDETSPFNSPPVSPEKTDEDESPPLLPVRPRAEANTVVVSRSRPGAGGFEPPPVHHSIAGRRVERETSVNGTAKPSLIAQRTGDLRFAHSPKRSTSDLTAMTYSGNSSSADMPPPKPPRPTQQRTATTPEVMSSSAPAARPPIQQPLTTHQFPAPPTRNLAPMKAVEKPAEREIADSRALALPPPATSTSRSTPRSNSPELAASTEPAAHVTAFPDCANVNRRPPFVKKGCYEIQTKYDPRIFDACGDLVCTSGHLTRVWSILDGEQLMSLAHTEGIKATAVSFKPAADPDHEGSFLWIGTNVGELMEVEIATQRITELRTGVHGKAEITRIYRHFNELWTLDEGGTLNLWPPDSDGVPNLNSHPIIQPSRLPKGATFSMVVGSELWHATGKAIRVFAPSADGAKPFQVLVRPLSAEGCGEVSAGTLLSSTPGKVYFGHMDGKVSIFSTSDYSCQTILNVSAWKINGLAGVGHNIWAAYNTGKMCVYDATQQPWTLKKEWQAHDQSVLSMKLDPSGAYRMDRLQVASLGPDNKVKIWDGLLQDTWLEDDLKSKDIDYCDFEELTAMVFTWNAGASTPHSLRYSKGDGDATFFPNLLQSSGSPDILIFGFQELVDLEDKTATAKRLLKSKKKEGSEQERMSHQYRDWRDFLLKTLDDYMPGDHLYHLLQSSPLVGLFTCVFVKSTIRDRIRNLNAAEVKRGMGGLHGNKGAVAIRFRIDDTSLCFVNCHLAAGQSQANSRHADIAAILEANLFPTERDPDTRLDTFTGGGDGSLILDHELCILNGDFNYRIDTMSRDTVVKAVKQQQLTKLLDRDQLLVARRRNAAFRLRAFEELPITFSPTYKYDVGTDTYDTSEKRRSPAWCDRLLFRGQGRVRQLDYRRHEVRASDHRPVTGSFRLWVKKVDARGRAKAWMESQERFENVRSQVIANETVAYLRHTCGFDQATSKALVKERSSRKIHRSPSRTKTGGY, encoded by the exons ATGGAGCCACAAGGAAATGACGGACCTGATGGCTCCTCCATC AAACCCGTGTCGTCCCTCCTCGCGCGATTCGAAAACCTCAACCAGTCTGCTCCTCTTGCACCACCTCAGAATGCGCCGTCGAGACCAATTTCTCCAGCTCCCAAGCCTGAAAGATTACGAGCTTTCAAGACATCTCAGGAACCAACGCCCTCCGTAACGCCGGCTCCAGCTCTCGCAACTCCCATCGCCGccgcgccgccaaagacgccaGTTAAACCTGCGGCGAAGCCCATAGCTCtccaagctgctgcagaacCAAGTACTCCGCGCGATGCATCTCCTGCGATATCACACCCGGGTACACGCCCTCCAGCAGCCGCCAGCAAGATATCCGCTTCAGCTATGCCCCCGCCGCCGGCGCTCAAGGTCCTGCCACCTCAATCTCCGCCCAAAATTCCAGCGTCAGCTATGATATCGGGCGACCAGTCCCCATTCTTGGATCCCACGACTGCTGCTTCACACGAGCTCCCCAGCGGTTCGCCAACACCAATCAAGCTACCCAGTCGACCTATAACGCCAATACACCCCCCCTCTGCTCCCCGATCACCTCGACTTGCCTCGTCACggcctccatcaccacctccaccacgaCGCTCGGGCGAAATGCGGCGAGAACCCAAACAaccccctccaccaccagctcctcGGCTTGACAAGTCCAGGAAGCCTACGCCAGTCTCATCGAGCCTTCCAGATACGCGCAAGATTAGCACTTCTAGCAAAGGCAACATTGTGGACGAGACGTCGCCTTTTAACAGCCCGCCAGTTAGTCCCGAGAAAACCGACGAAGATGAGAGTCCGCCCCTACTACCAGTCCGGCCAAGGGCGGAAGCAAACACGGTCGTGGTATCTAGATCTCGACCAGGTGCAGGAGGGTTTGAGCCTCCGCCAGTCCATCATTCCATTGCGGGCAGGAGAGTTGAGCGGGAAACCAGCGTAAACGGAACCGCCAAACCATCTCTCATAGCGCAACGGACCGGGGATCTCCGTTTTGCTCACTCACCCAAGCGATCAACCAGCGACCTGACAGCCATGACCTACAGCGGCAACAGCTCCAGCGCAGACAtgcctcctccaaaaccTCCTAGACCAACTCAACAACGAACTGCGACAACTCCCGAGGTCATGTCTTCGTCTGCCCCAGCCGCCCGACCGCCGATACAACAGCCATTGACCACTCACCAGTTTCCGGCGCCACCTACGCGGAATCTTGCTCCCATGAAGGCTGTTGAGAAGCCAGCCGAAAGGGAGATTGCTGACTCGCGAGCCCTCGCTCTGCCTCCACCAGCAACGTCTACCAGTCGCTCTACGCCAAGAAGCAATTCGCCCGAGCTTGCGGCAAGTACAGAGCCGGCGGCACACGTTACGGCGTTTCCGGATTGTGCAAATGTCAATAGACGACCACCCTTTGTGAAGAAGGGTTGCTATGAAATACAAACAAAATATGACCCCAGGATATTCGACGCCTGTGGAGATTTGGTCTGTACCAGTGGCCACTTGACCCGTGTCTGGAGTATTCTGGACGGAGAGCAACTTATGAGTCTGGCTCACACCGAAGGAATAAAGGCAACTGCAGTTTCATTCAAGCCAGCGGCGGATCCAGACCACGAAGGATCTTTCTTGTGGATTGGCACCAATGTCGGTGAGCTCATGGAGGTTGAAATTGCCACCCAGCGGATTACGGAACTCAGGACCGGTGTGCATGGCAAGGCTGAAATTACCAGAATATATCGACACTTCAACGAACTTTGGACACTGGACGAGGGAGGTACCTTGAATCTCTGGCCTCCGGATAGCGATGGTGTGCCAAACCTCAACAGCCATCCTATCATCCAGCCGAGCAGATTACCAAAAGGCGCCACGTTCTCCATGGTGGTTGGTAGTGAACTGTGGCACGCAACTGGCAAAGCAATTCGGGTGTTTGCCCCTTCTGCTGACGGTGCCAAGCCGTTTCAAGTCTTGGTCCGACCTTTGAGTGCCGAGGGTTGTGGAGAAGTGAGTGCTGGCACTCTGCTCAGTTCAACGCCCGGAAAGGTGTACTTTGGTCATATGGACGGGAAGGTGAGCATCTTTTCGACATCCGACTACTCTTGTCAAACGATCTTGAATGTTAGTGCCTGGAAGATCAATGGACTCGCCGGCGTAGGCCATAATATTTGGGCTGCCTACAACACGGGAAAGATGTGCGTATACGACGCTACCCAGCAGCCTTGGACCTTAAAGAAGGAATGGCAGGCGCACGACCAGTCAGTTTTGAGCATGAAGCTGGATCCCTCAGGCGCGTATCGCATGGACAGGCTGCAGGTTGCGTCTCTCGGCCCAGATAACAAGGTCAAAATATGGGACGGTCTGCTGCAGGATACGTGGCTGGAGGACGACCTCAAATCCAAAGATATCGATTACTGCGATTTTGAAGAACTCACGGCCATGGTTTTCACCTGGAACGCCGGGGCCTCAACTCCCCACAGCCTGCGGTACTCGaaaggcgatggcgatgctACATTCTTCCCGAATCTCTTGCAGTCGAGCGGGTCACCAGATATTTTGATTTTTGGATTCCAAGAACTGGTTGATCTGGAAGACAAGACGGCCACAGCGAAGCGGCTACTCAAgtccaaaaagaaggaagggTCTGAGCAAGAACGCATGAGCCACCAATACCGCGACTGGAGAGACTTTTTGCTCAAGACACTTGACGACTATATGCCTGGTGACCACCTGTACCACCTCCTTCAATCGTCACCATTGGTGGGATTGTTTACGTGCGTGTTTGTGAAGTCGACTATTAGGGACAGAATCCGAAACTTGAACGCCGCAGAGGTCAAGCGAGGCATGGGCGGTCTGCATGGGAACAAGGGAGCTGTCGCGATTCGATTTCGGATAGACGATACATCACTCTGTTTTGTCAACTGCCATTTAGCAGCCGGACAGTCACAGGCGAACTCGCGCCACGCCGATATTGCTGCAATCCTTGAGGCGAATTTGTTTCCTACCGAACGAGATCCAGACACTCGGCTAGACACATTTACTGGCGGAGGCGATGGATCCCTGATTCTAGATCATGAGCTTTGTATTCTGAATGGGGATTTCAACTACCGTATTGATACCATGTCTCGAGACACTGTGGTCAAGGCAGTCAAACAGCAGCAACTCACTAAACTGCTTGACCGCGATCAGCTCTTGGTGGCGCGTCGTCGGAACGCCGCATTTCGGCTACGAGCGTTTGAGGAGCTGCCCATCACATTTTCACCCACTTACAAGTACGATGTTGGGACCGACACCTATGACACGAGCGAGAAGAGACGAAGTCCGGCATGGTGTGACCGGCTATTGTTCCGTGGACAGGGTCGGGTACGTCAACTGGATTACAGACGGCATGAGGTTCGGGCTAGCGATCATCGACCTGTAACAGGGAGTTTCCGACTCTGGGTGAAGAAGGTCGATGCTAGAGGGCGAGCAAAGGCTTGGATGGAAAGTCAGGAGCGATTTGAGAATGTGCGGTCGCAAGTTATAGCTAATGAGAC GGTGGCATATCTTCGACATACTTGTGGATTTGACCAGGCCACAAGCAAGGCGCTAGTAAAGGAGAGATCATCACGAAAGATACACCGGAGTCCGAGTAGGACCAAGACGGGCGGTTATTAG